The DNA window TGCCCTGCATGCACCTGGGCGGAATAGACGTAGGCCTTTTCAACGAGGGCGGTATCCGCCGTGGGCGAATAGGAGTGAATCTGGTCGATGATCTCGTTGATACGTATCATCGGGCCAAAAGACTGGATACCCTCTCAGGCACCTCAACCATGGGACACATGACCACATCCCCGCTTCTCCGCTCACGTATCTCCACGATCCCGTCTGCCAGGAGCTTTCCCAAGGTTACCCGGACCGGGACCCCTATGAGGTCAGCGTCCTTGAACTTTACGCCCGGACGCAGATTCCGGTCGTCCAGGAGGACCTGGAAACCTGCCTGGGTAAGGGCGTGCGAGATCTCTTCTGCTGCCTGAATGTGCGCCGGATCCTCGGCCTTGACAGGGCAGACGATGACATCGAAAGGGGCGATCGGCCGGGGGAAGATGATGCCGTTTGCGTCGTGGTTCTGCTCGATGGCAGCGGCGAGCGTACGCCCGACCCCTATGCCGTAACAGCCCATGATGATGGGCCTCTCGGTCCCGTTCTCATCCAGGAACCGGGCCCCCATGGCCTCGCTGTATGCAGTGCCGAGCTTGAAGACGTGGCCGACCTCGATCCCCCGACGGATCTCGATCCGTCCGCCGCAGCGAGGACAGGGGTCATGGACCGTGATATTCCGGATGTCGGCGGTCTCAGGAACAGGAAGATCCCGGCCCCAGACGAGCCCGACGATATGATAGTCCTCTTCGCCAGCCCCTGCGACAAATCCATCCATGGAAAGGCAGGCGGGATCTGCTACTATACGCACACCGGAAAGCCCCACTGGACCAACAAAGCCGGGTATGACCCCTGCGGCAAGCCTCACCTCCTCGTCCGAGGCGAGCCGGATCTCCTCGACCCCGAGAAAACGGCCGAGCTTGATCTCGTTGATCTCGTGATCCCCTCTGACAAGGGCAGCGACCGGCCCCTTTTCCGTTATGAAGATGAGGGTCTTGACGATC is part of the Deltaproteobacteria bacterium genome and encodes:
- a CDS encoding proline--tRNA ligase; translation: MRYSRFFLPTVKEVPADAEVISHQLMLRAGMIRRLASGLYTYLPLGLRSLRKIESIIREEMDAVGAQELLMPMVQPAELWQESGRWEKYGRELLRFTDRHDRPFCLGPTHEEVITDLVRREVRSYRDLPLVFYQIQTKFRDEIRPRFGLMRGREFLMKDAYSFDVDDEGLDLTYRAMYDAYCRIFERCGLDYRPVEADTGTIGGHASHEFMVMAETGEDSIACCTACPYASNVELAQVVSSLPPRVSSESREEARKVSTPGKRSIEEVSGFLGIPPDRIVKTLIFITEKGPVAALVRGDHEINEIKLGRFLGVEEIRLASDEEVRLAAGVIPGFVGPVGLSGVRIVADPACLSMDGFVAGAGEEDYHIVGLVWGRDLPVPETADIRNITVHDPCPRCGGRIEIRRGIEVGHVFKLGTAYSEAMGARFLDENGTERPIIMGCYGIGVGRTLAAAIEQNHDANGIIFPRPIAPFDVIVCPVKAEDPAHIQAAEEISHALTQAGFQVLLDDRNLRPGVKFKDADLIGVPVRVTLGKLLADGIVEIRERRSGDVVMCPMVEVPERVSSLLAR